A single region of the Xylanibacillus composti genome encodes:
- a CDS encoding transposase, whose amino-acid sequence MKKRTNYSAEFKTKVVLEILSEESTVNQIAAKYEISPVVLSRWKKEFMGRASEVFKKGPSESEKELEQSKEHIAELERKVGQLTYEVDWLKKKSTEILGPSWKKKSR is encoded by the coding sequence ATGAAGAAAAGAACGAATTACTCCGCCGAATTCAAAACAAAAGTCGTCTTAGAAATCTTGTCTGAGGAATCAACAGTGAATCAGATTGCTGCTAAGTATGAGATCAGTCCAGTTGTTCTCTCACGCTGGAAAAAAGAGTTCATGGGACGAGCTTCGGAAGTGTTTAAGAAAGGACCTTCCGAATCCGAGAAGGAACTCGAACAAAGTAAAGAGCATATCGCAGAGTTAGAGCGCAAAGTCGGCCAGCTTACCTATGAGGTAGACTGGTTGAAAAAAAAATCTACAGAAATCCTCGGACCAAGCTGGAAGAAGAAATCACGTTGA
- a CDS encoding IS3 family transposase, whose translation MTISRQADLLSVNRSSVYRQPPKEKTITEEDLFIMRRIDELHTDHPTWGYRTITKVIRRDDNMQVNRKKIQRLMREMGVYTIYPKP comes from the coding sequence ATGACGATTAGCCGCCAGGCCGATTTGTTGAGTGTGAATCGAAGCAGCGTATACCGTCAACCGCCCAAGGAGAAGACGATCACTGAAGAAGACTTGTTTATCATGCGCAGAATCGACGAGTTGCACACCGATCATCCTACGTGGGGTTACCGGACAATCACCAAGGTTATTCGTCGGGATGACAACATGCAGGTCAATCGCAAGAAGATCCAGAGGCTGATGCGCGAGATGGGCGTATACACCATCTATCCCAAGCCC
- a CDS encoding accessory gene regulator ArgB-like protein, whose amino-acid sequence MIENLSLFLAIKLKKINPEETASVEVMKFGLAVLLNGSFILIISLLIGLGTGQFVGTLHVLAALALLRSVSGGYHLPTSEWCILISTAIITIIPHLPINSQWCILLTSSSLVLVLLFAPSKIENQTRIPRKYFPLLKVIATLMVASNFLFMSSAIAAAFFVQSVLLIRKWEFQRPDAEAAQ is encoded by the coding sequence GTGATTGAAAACCTGTCACTTTTTTTAGCTATCAAGCTAAAAAAAATAAACCCAGAAGAAACCGCGTCTGTCGAAGTCATGAAGTTTGGCCTGGCAGTTCTACTCAATGGGTCTTTTATCCTAATAATATCATTGCTTATTGGGCTCGGTACAGGACAATTCGTGGGAACACTCCATGTTTTGGCAGCGCTTGCATTGTTGCGCAGTGTGAGTGGAGGTTACCATCTGCCCACATCCGAGTGGTGTATCCTAATTTCTACTGCGATTATCACCATTATCCCGCATTTACCGATCAATTCGCAGTGGTGTATACTGTTAACGAGTAGTAGTTTAGTCTTGGTTCTTTTGTTCGCGCCGTCCAAGATAGAAAATCAAACGCGCATCCCGCGCAAGTACTTTCCTCTTCTTAAGGTGATTGCGACTTTGATGGTAGCCAGCAACTTCCTGTTCATGTCTTCAGCAATCGCTGCTGCATTCTTCGTTCAATCGGTGCTGCTTATCCGTAAATGGGAGTTTCAACGTCCGGATGCAGAAGCCGCACAGTGA
- a CDS encoding LytTR family transcriptional regulator DNA-binding domain-containing protein, with product MLPDISEEELKEILIPVLQVDGSKAGEMVLIKLVDICSITTDGRHLKLDTAEGTYHMMATLDEVGEHLAPMLGLKKIDRVNYIQPSKVTYYDSLYRKIYFDETITPHSKFATIAQRYMDTVEALLGEEKDLAKS from the coding sequence ATGTTGCCCGATATTTCGGAGGAGGAACTCAAGGAAATTCTTATACCTGTTCTTCAAGTAGATGGTTCGAAAGCCGGAGAGATGGTACTGATCAAGCTTGTGGACATCTGCAGTATTACAACGGATGGCCGCCATCTCAAACTGGACACGGCCGAGGGTACTTATCATATGATGGCGACGCTCGACGAAGTGGGGGAGCACCTTGCTCCAATGCTGGGGCTGAAGAAGATTGATCGCGTGAATTACATTCAGCCCAGCAAGGTGACGTATTATGATTCCTTATATCGGAAGATATACTTCGACGAAACCATTACGCCTCATTCGAAATTTGCGACGATTGCACAACGGTATATGGATACGGTGGAAGCGCTGCTTGGCGAAGAAAAGGATCTGGCAAAATCATAA